A single genomic interval of Rhododendron vialii isolate Sample 1 chromosome 3a, ASM3025357v1 harbors:
- the LOC131320499 gene encoding uncharacterized protein LOC131320499, with the protein MVNPDEQRSVDDRDAEGTIDRTNGDGFGDWSAVEASGSGTTSNSGRLTGGGGGADEGDGDLSLRYSDGVDRVMQFLQALDLQVMGACRADERLKPLFKLNNATGAAEDRLLAQLSQHFEPSEVGMLARCLCIPLVSIRVGKINKRGTLLCPTTSRGNLNLTLLPTSDLRFSFIGDDGRTERLLTLSNSQCSAVVVEEIPADMSGRSFLIKIPDGEVLYFWCSEKSKLLGNELFTKMKDLLKRKPSLAELTRISESRLDCFATHLRTYLLGSTVTVTRSSTTPPSNASSDTSENFQAAQLGSASAKPSRARHLGIQSGKSNSIYQGSLSPRSSSFKEGLPRSFSSLRSAAREKLRRRDIQFSVVDDLSVTLPVTTDVSTSDKLQEANRIFLPSSNSLESLGKSVALPFLSPNTSQGPSVGLSSLFSPYYCWCPPVASTMQYTLPIPSSTESLSLPPLSSFLPAARSSSGLSVTDFPPIDFPPLLPDPLVRFPLPRSSSQQIPTFTPLMCDSIVHIPFIDVCSSGQGYLVSAGPAISTTITPLHPTLVNPLGQETDSVVEKGARETLRLLLSSSSQTNQQLMNVFPSVLTCTDEKQSILVAGSQGFYTGAGDIGAIANSISAIGLVSLPEKSMGEVKRCTSQGKLVDQLEKSGGPGDGEGSVSKFRDERTD; encoded by the exons GGAACGACGTCGAATTCGGGACGTTTGACGGGCGGCGGCGGTGGAGCAGACGAAGGGGATGGAGATCTGTCGCTTCGATATAGCGATGGGGTTGATAGGGTTATGCAGTTTCTCCAGGCTCTTGATTTGCAGGTCATGGGGGCGTGTCGGGCCGATGAGAGGTTAAAGCCCTTGTTCAAGCTGAATAACGCGACTGGTGCTGCCGAAGATCGCTTGCTGGCGCAGCTGAGTCAG CACTTTGAGCCGTCGGAAGTAGGTATGCTGGCGAGGTGCTTGTGCATTCCCCTTGTTTCCATTCGCGTAGGAAAGATCAACAAGCGAGGAACTCTGTTGTGCCCTACAACTTCAAG GGGGAATCTGAATCTAACGCTCTTGCCAACATCTGATCTGCGTTTCTCATTCATCGGGGATGACGGTCGTACGGAGAGACTGCTAACCCTTAGCAATTCTCAGTGCTCTGCTGTAGTAGTTGAAGAGATCCCAGCAGACATGTCTGGGCGGTCTTTCCTAATAAAGATACCAGATGGCGAGgttttatatttttggtgcTCGGAGAAGTCAAAACTCCTAGGCAATGAGTTGTTTACAAAG ATGAAGGATCTACTTAAGAGGAAGCCCTCTCTTGCTGAACTAACTAGAATCAGTGAGTCGCGCCTGGACTGTTTCGCAACTCATCTCCGAACTTACCTTCTGGGGTCCACTGTTACTGTCACCCGATCAAGTACGACTCCTCCCTCGAATGCCTCATCAGATACAtctgaaaattttcaagctGCTCAACTTGGTTCTGCATCTGCAAAGCCTTCACGTGCCCGACACCTCGGGATTCAATCAGGAAAGAGTAATTCTATCTACCAGGGCAGCCTCAGTCCACGGTCAAGTTCCTTTAAAGAAGGCCTGCCCAGAAGTTTCTCATCCTTGAGAAGTGCAGCCCGGGAAAAGCTAAGGCGTCGTGACATCCAATTTTCAGTGGTTGACGACCTGTCTGTCACTTTGCCAGTTACCACAGATGTGTCGACGTCAGACAAACTACAAGAGGCTAACAGAATTTTCTTACCATCTTCAAATTCGTTGGAATCACTTGGGAAATCTGTTGCTCTACCCTTTTTAAGCCCTAATACATCTCAAGGACCTTCAGTAGGTTTATCATCACTTTTTTCACCCTATTATTGCTGGTGCCCTCCTGTTGCATCAACCATGCAATACACGCTACCAATCCCATCATCAACCGAATCACTATCTTTACCGCCGCTTTCTTCTTTTCTACCAGCTGCTAGGTCGTCTAGTGGGCTTAGTGTCACTGATTTCCCGCCTATAGATTTCCCCCCGCTGCTGCCTGACCCACTTGTCAGGTTTCCGCTACCCAGGTCTAGTTCACAGCAGATCCCAACGTTCACACCTTTAATGTGCGACTCTATTGTCCACATCCCATTCATTGATGTTTGCTCCTCTGGCCAAGGGTACCTTGTGAGTGCGGGTCCTGCCATTTCAACCACCATTACCCCGCTACACCCAACACTTGTGAACCCTTTGGGCCAAGAAACTGATTCTGTTGTTGAAAAGGGTGCAAGAGAGACTCTGCGTCTGCTCTTAAGTAGTTCAAGCCAGACCAACCAACAGCTGATGAATGTATTCCCATCTGTTCTTACCTGTACTGATGAGAAACAGAGCATTCTTGTTGCTGGGAGCCAAGGCTTCTACACTGGGGCAGGGGATATTGGTGCTATTGCAAACAGCATCTCTGCCATAGGGCTGGTTTCTCTCCCGGAGAAATCAATGGGAGAAGTGAAGAGATGCACCAGCCAGGGTAAGTTGGTGGATCAGTTAGAGAAATCAGGCGGTCCTGGTGACGGTGAGGGTTCAGTTTCAAAATTTAGGGACGAAAGGACTGATTGA